One region of Bradyrhizobium betae genomic DNA includes:
- a CDS encoding YebC/PmpR family DNA-binding transcriptional regulator encodes MAGHSQFKNIMHRKGRQDAQKSKLFGKLAREITVAAKLGTPDPNMNPRLRAAITAARQENMPKDNIERAVKKALGNDGENYDEIRYEGYGPGGVAVIVEALTDNRNRAASDIRSFFTKSGGNLGETGSVSFMFDRTGIIEYDRSVASDDAVLDAAIEAGADDVISSEGGHEIYASTEGYRDVAKALEAKFGEPRKAALIWKPQNTVAVDDETGEKLLKLMDLLNEHDDVQQVYANFEVSDALMAKMGG; translated from the coding sequence ATGGCCGGACATTCCCAATTCAAGAACATCATGCACCGCAAGGGGCGGCAGGATGCGCAGAAGTCGAAGCTGTTCGGCAAGCTGGCGCGGGAAATCACCGTCGCGGCCAAGCTGGGGACGCCCGACCCCAACATGAACCCGCGCCTGCGTGCGGCCATCACTGCGGCGCGCCAGGAGAACATGCCGAAGGACAATATCGAGCGTGCCGTCAAGAAGGCGCTCGGTAACGACGGCGAGAACTACGACGAGATCCGCTACGAGGGTTACGGCCCTGGCGGCGTTGCCGTCATCGTCGAGGCGCTGACCGACAACCGCAATCGCGCCGCCTCCGACATCCGCTCCTTCTTCACCAAGTCGGGCGGCAATCTCGGCGAAACCGGCTCGGTCTCCTTCATGTTCGACCGCACCGGCATCATCGAATACGACCGCAGCGTCGCCTCCGACGACGCCGTGCTCGATGCCGCGATCGAGGCAGGCGCCGACGATGTGATCTCAAGCGAAGGCGGCCACGAGATCTACGCCTCGACCGAAGGCTATCGCGACGTCGCCAAGGCGCTGGAAGCCAAGTTCGGCGAGCCACGCAAGGCCGCGCTGATCTGGAAGCCGCAGAACACGGTCGCGGTCGACGACGAGACCGGCGAGAAGCTGCTCAAGCTGATGGATCTGCTCAACGAGCACGACGACGTCCAGCAGGTCTACGCCAATTTCGAGGTGTCGGACGCGCTGATGGCGAAGATGGGCGGGTAG
- the ruvC gene encoding crossover junction endodeoxyribonuclease RuvC: MTALPIRGPVRIIGIDPGLRRTGWGVIEADGNRLIYVACGSVEPPDDLPLASRLLAIHEGLAAVLSGHRPMEAAVEQTFVNKDGVATLKLGQARGVAMLAPAMFGISVAEYAPNQVKKTVVGAGHADKHQIAMMLKILLPKAEPPSADAADALAIAITHAHHRQSTALRLKVAGL; the protein is encoded by the coding sequence ATGACTGCGCTCCCGATTCGTGGCCCCGTTCGCATCATCGGCATCGACCCCGGCCTGCGCCGCACCGGCTGGGGCGTGATCGAGGCTGACGGCAATCGCCTGATCTATGTCGCCTGCGGGTCGGTGGAACCGCCGGACGATCTGCCGCTGGCGAGCCGCCTGCTCGCGATCCACGAAGGGCTTGCAGCCGTGCTGTCCGGCCACAGGCCGATGGAGGCCGCGGTCGAGCAGACCTTCGTGAACAAGGACGGCGTTGCGACGCTGAAGCTCGGCCAGGCCCGCGGCGTCGCCATGCTGGCGCCTGCGATGTTCGGCATCAGCGTCGCCGAATACGCGCCGAACCAGGTCAAGAAGACGGTGGTCGGCGCCGGTCACGCCGACAAGCACCAGATCGCGATGATGCTGAAGATCTTGCTGCCCAAGGCCGAGCCGCCGTCCGCGGATGCCGCCGATGCGCTCGCCATCGCCATCACCCACGCCCATCACCGCCAGAGCACGGCGCTGCGGCTGAAGGTGGCGGGGCTATGA
- the ruvA gene encoding Holliday junction branch migration protein RuvA encodes MIGKLKGLIDSYGEDYVILDVGGVGYQVHCSARTLQHLPSPGEAAVLSIETYVREDQIKLFGFRTDQEREWFRLLQTVQGVGAKVALAVLSTLAPSDLANAIALRDKAAVARTPGVGPKVAERIVTELKDKAPAFASVDPAAVHLAGAVDDQRAPRPVADAISALVNLGYGQPQAAAAIASASRSAGENAETAQLIRLGLKELAK; translated from the coding sequence ATGATCGGCAAGCTGAAGGGCCTGATCGACTCCTACGGCGAGGACTATGTCATCCTCGATGTCGGCGGCGTCGGCTATCAAGTGCATTGCTCGGCCCGCACGTTGCAGCATCTGCCGTCGCCCGGCGAGGCGGCCGTGCTCTCGATCGAGACGTATGTTCGGGAGGATCAGATCAAACTGTTCGGCTTCCGCACCGACCAGGAGCGCGAGTGGTTTCGCCTGCTTCAGACCGTGCAGGGCGTCGGTGCCAAGGTCGCGCTGGCCGTGCTCAGCACGCTGGCGCCTTCCGATCTCGCCAACGCGATCGCGCTGCGCGACAAGGCCGCGGTGGCGCGCACGCCCGGCGTCGGGCCCAAGGTCGCCGAGCGCATCGTCACCGAGTTGAAGGACAAGGCGCCGGCCTTCGCCAGTGTCGATCCAGCCGCCGTGCATCTGGCCGGCGCCGTCGACGACCAGCGCGCGCCGCGGCCCGTCGCGGACGCCATCTCCGCGCTGGTCAATCTCGGCTACGGCCAGCCGCAGGCGGCCGCCGCGATCGCCTCGGCCTCGCGTAGCGCCGGCGAGAATGCCGAGACCGCGCAGCTCATTCGGCTTGGCCTGAAGGAACTGGCGAAATAG
- a CDS encoding cytidine deaminase: MLTKKDEELIAAATNAISQRYRNDWQEVGAAMRTRDGRIVTGVNIDAYIGRNAICAEAIAIGRAITETGDHGIESIVAVRHPKPGEPGNIAVVSPCGTCRELIHDYDAKAKVIVPDDGRAPKVVTIGELLPNKYRRGNE; the protein is encoded by the coding sequence ATGCTGACCAAAAAGGATGAGGAACTGATTGCGGCCGCGACCAACGCGATCAGCCAGCGCTATCGCAACGACTGGCAGGAGGTGGGGGCGGCCATGCGCACCCGTGACGGCCGGATCGTGACCGGCGTCAATATCGATGCCTATATCGGCCGCAACGCGATCTGCGCCGAAGCGATTGCGATCGGGCGCGCGATTACCGAGACCGGTGACCACGGCATCGAGAGCATCGTGGCCGTGCGTCATCCGAAGCCCGGCGAGCCCGGCAACATCGCCGTCGTCTCGCCCTGCGGCACCTGCCGCGAACTGATCCATGATTACGATGCCAAGGCGAAGGTGATCGTGCCTGACGATGGCCGGGCGCCGAAGGTGGTCACGATCGGCGAACTGCTGCCGAACAAGTACCGCAGAGGCAACGAGTGA
- the ruvB gene encoding Holliday junction branch migration DNA helicase RuvB, which yields MNTPPRMVSPERRSDDVGDTALRPQSLSDFVGQQQARKNLSIFIEAARKRGEALDHVLFVGPPGLGKTTLAQIVAKELGVGFRATSGPVIAKAGDLAALLTNLEERDVLFIDEIHRLSPAVEEVLYPAMEDFQLDLIIGEGPAARSVKIELSKFTLVGATTRAGLLTNPLRDRFGIPVRLNFYTIEELESIVTRGARVLNVGMSSDGANEIARRARGTPRIAGRLLRRVRDFASAADADKIDRKIADHALSALEVDAAGLDAMDRRYLTTIAMNYGGGPVGVETMAAALSEPRDAIEDIIEPYLIQCGYLQRTPRGRLLTTHAFRHLGIAEPSRDAAAQFGLFGTDESDGD from the coding sequence GTGAACACGCCACCCCGCATGGTCTCGCCCGAGCGCCGCTCCGATGACGTCGGCGACACCGCGCTTCGCCCGCAGTCGCTGTCCGACTTCGTCGGCCAGCAGCAGGCGCGCAAGAACCTCTCCATCTTCATCGAGGCGGCGCGCAAGCGCGGCGAGGCGCTGGATCACGTGCTGTTCGTCGGCCCTCCGGGTCTCGGCAAGACCACGCTGGCGCAGATCGTGGCGAAGGAGCTTGGCGTCGGTTTTCGCGCCACGTCGGGCCCGGTGATTGCCAAGGCCGGCGATCTCGCGGCATTGCTCACCAATCTCGAAGAACGCGACGTGCTCTTCATCGACGAGATCCATCGCCTCAGCCCGGCGGTGGAGGAGGTGCTGTATCCCGCGATGGAGGATTTTCAGCTCGACCTCATCATCGGCGAGGGCCCGGCCGCGCGCTCGGTGAAGATCGAGCTGTCGAAATTCACCCTCGTCGGCGCCACCACGCGCGCCGGCCTGCTCACCAATCCCTTGCGCGATCGTTTCGGCATTCCGGTCCGGCTCAACTTCTACACCATCGAGGAACTCGAAAGCATCGTGACCCGCGGCGCGCGCGTGCTCAATGTCGGCATGAGTAGCGATGGCGCCAACGAGATCGCGCGCCGCGCCCGCGGCACTCCGCGCATCGCCGGCCGTCTGCTCCGCCGCGTGCGCGATTTCGCCTCGGCAGCCGATGCCGACAAGATCGACCGCAAGATCGCCGACCATGCGCTCAGCGCGCTCGAGGTCGACGCCGCGGGTCTGGATGCCATGGACCGCCGCTACCTCACGACCATCGCGATGAATTATGGCGGCGGCCCGGTCGGCGTCGAGACGATGGCGGCCGCCTTGTCCGAGCCGCGCGATGCGATCGAGGACATCATCGAGCCTTATCTGATCCAGTGCGGCTATCTGCAGCGCACGCCGCGCGGCCGCCTGCTCACCACGCATGCTTTCCGCCATCTCGGCATCGCCGAGCCGTCGCGCGACGCTGCGGCGCAGTTTGGCCTGTTCGGCACGGACGAGAGCGACGGCGACTGA
- a CDS encoding metallophosphoesterase, which yields MITRRHLIRSIGALSALGVSTTAYAVGVEPVLRLRVTRYHPAPRQWPSDFPLKIAVIADIHACDPWMSLERIAAIVDRTNALKADLIVLLGDYVTALHQVTRIIPPREWARVLAGLKAPLGVHAVMGNHDYWDDRTVQQAGYGPTIAHRALEAAGIPVYENDAVRLTKDGRPFWLAGLGDQLAFLPARRFRNMVRFGADDLAATLAKVTDDAPIILLAHEPNIAPRVPARVALQLSGHTHGGQIRLLGWSPAVPPQHGLRLAYGHFRLKCDVIVSGGLGCSIMPVRVGVPPEIVEVTLGRGPVVA from the coding sequence ATGATCACGCGTCGGCATCTCATCCGTTCCATCGGCGCTCTGTCCGCCCTCGGCGTCTCGACCACGGCTTATGCCGTCGGTGTCGAGCCTGTGCTGCGGCTTCGCGTCACCCGCTATCATCCGGCCCCGCGGCAATGGCCGTCGGATTTTCCGCTGAAGATCGCCGTCATCGCCGACATCCATGCCTGCGATCCCTGGATGTCGCTGGAGCGGATCGCGGCCATCGTCGACCGTACCAACGCGCTGAAGGCCGACCTCATCGTGCTGCTCGGCGACTATGTCACCGCTCTTCACCAGGTCACGCGCATCATTCCGCCGCGCGAATGGGCAAGGGTGCTGGCTGGCCTCAAGGCGCCGCTCGGCGTTCATGCCGTCATGGGCAATCACGATTACTGGGACGACAGGACCGTGCAGCAGGCCGGCTACGGGCCGACCATCGCGCATCGCGCGTTGGAGGCGGCCGGCATTCCCGTCTACGAGAACGACGCCGTGCGTCTCACTAAGGACGGCCGCCCGTTCTGGCTCGCCGGTCTTGGCGATCAACTCGCCTTTCTGCCGGCGCGGCGGTTCCGGAATATGGTGCGCTTCGGCGCCGACGACCTCGCCGCGACGCTCGCCAAGGTCACCGACGACGCGCCGATCATCCTGCTCGCGCACGAGCCCAACATCGCGCCGCGCGTGCCCGCGCGCGTCGCGCTGCAACTGTCCGGCCACACTCATGGCGGCCAGATCCGCTTGCTTGGCTGGTCGCCCGCCGTTCCGCCGCAGCACGGCCTCCGGCTCGCTTATGGTCATTTCCGGCTGAAATGCGACGTCATCGTCTCCGGTGGCCTCGGTTGCAGCATCATGCCCGTCCGCGTCGGCGTGCCGCCCGAGATCGTCGAGGTGACGCTGGGGCGAGGACCGGTTGTGGCGTAA
- the ybgC gene encoding tol-pal system-associated acyl-CoA thioesterase, which translates to MQVRVYYEDTDFSGIVYHANYLRFMERGRTNHLRLMGAEQQALFEQPATEDAGFAFVVRSMHLDFLKPARMDDVLDVVTWPVAVKGASIMLAQEVRRGEDVLVKAEVRVAFISGGRAQPIPKSIRTLMKADLIS; encoded by the coding sequence ATGCAGGTCCGCGTCTACTACGAGGACACGGATTTTTCCGGCATCGTCTATCACGCCAATTATCTGCGCTTCATGGAGCGCGGCCGGACCAATCATCTGCGGCTGATGGGCGCCGAGCAGCAGGCGCTGTTCGAGCAGCCCGCGACCGAGGATGCCGGCTTCGCCTTCGTGGTCCGCTCGATGCACCTGGATTTCCTCAAGCCCGCGCGGATGGACGACGTGCTCGATGTCGTGACCTGGCCGGTCGCGGTGAAGGGCGCCTCGATCATGCTGGCGCAGGAGGTGCGGCGCGGGGAAGATGTGCTGGTGAAAGCCGAGGTGCGCGTCGCCTTCATCAGCGGCGGCCGCGCTCAGCCGATCCCGAAATCGATCCGTACGCTGATGAAGGCCGATTTGATTTCCTGA
- a CDS encoding DUF1348 family protein has translation MSRPPLPPFTRETAAQKARMAEDAWNSRDPVRVSLAYTEDSRWRNRSEVFQGREAIVTFLTRKWEKEREYRLIKDLWGFDGNRIAVRFQYEWHDAGGQWYRSYGNEQWEFDEHGLMRRREASINDIAIAEKDRRFHWEAPGPRPADVAGLGTDPF, from the coding sequence ATGTCGCGTCCGCCGCTTCCGCCCTTCACCCGAGAGACTGCCGCGCAGAAGGCCCGTATGGCCGAGGACGCCTGGAATTCGCGCGACCCGGTGCGCGTGTCGCTCGCCTATACCGAGGATAGCCGCTGGCGAAATCGCTCCGAGGTTTTTCAGGGCCGCGAGGCCATCGTGACGTTCCTCACCCGAAAATGGGAAAAGGAGCGGGAGTATCGCCTGATCAAGGACCTCTGGGGGTTCGACGGCAACCGCATCGCGGTGCGCTTCCAATACGAATGGCACGACGCCGGCGGCCAGTGGTATCGCTCCTATGGCAACGAGCAGTGGGAGTTCGACGAGCACGGCCTGATGCGGCGGCGCGAGGCATCGATCAACGACATCGCGATTGCGGAGAAAGATCGGCGGTTTCACTGGGAAGCGCCCGGGCCGCGGCCCGCGGATGTGGCGGGGCTGGGGACGGATCCGTTCTGA
- a CDS encoding type 1 glutamine amidotransferase, protein MARITIIETGQVPPKYREQHGSFPDMFERMVRAEDPTATVEIVSIPNGDALPDPGKLEAVLITGAAAGVYDGLDWIAPLEDFVRSAYANKTPMVGVCFGHQLIAQALGGTVRKSEKGWGIGRHVYQVLPENGVVEGEAVAIAASHQDQVIEPPSDALTILSSDFTPHAGLLYANGTTLSVQPHPEFDVEFAQVCCELRDGKVPEAVVATARESLVEPLDSAKLGGAITRFLAKRTAP, encoded by the coding sequence ATGGCACGCATCACCATCATCGAGACCGGGCAGGTCCCGCCAAAATACCGCGAGCAGCACGGCTCGTTTCCGGACATGTTCGAACGCATGGTCCGCGCCGAGGACCCGACGGCCACGGTCGAAATCGTCAGCATCCCGAATGGCGATGCACTGCCCGATCCGGGCAAGCTCGAGGCCGTGCTGATCACGGGCGCTGCCGCCGGCGTCTATGACGGGCTCGACTGGATCGCGCCGCTGGAAGATTTCGTGCGCTCCGCCTATGCGAACAAGACACCGATGGTCGGGGTCTGCTTCGGCCATCAATTGATCGCACAGGCGCTCGGCGGCACGGTGCGCAAGTCGGAGAAGGGCTGGGGCATCGGCCGGCACGTCTATCAGGTGCTGCCCGAGAACGGCGTCGTCGAGGGTGAAGCTGTCGCGATCGCCGCCTCGCATCAGGACCAGGTGATCGAGCCGCCGAGCGACGCGCTCACGATCCTCTCGTCCGACTTCACGCCGCATGCCGGGCTGCTCTACGCCAACGGCACGACGCTGTCGGTCCAGCCGCATCCCGAATTCGACGTGGAGTTCGCGCAAGTGTGCTGCGAGCTGCGCGACGGCAAGGTGCCGGAGGCGGTGGTTGCGACGGCAAGGGAGTCACTGGTGGAGCCGCTGGACAGCGCCAAGCTGGGTGGGGCGATCACGCGGTTTCTGGCGAAGCGCACGGCTCCATAG
- a CDS encoding LysR substrate-binding domain-containing protein: MARINSRQVEAFRATMLTGSVTEAAALMTVTQPAVSRLLRDLQALLKMELFERRGTGLVPTAAAMALYTEVERSFVGLERITAAAEEIRGRRTGSLRIAALPALSNGYLPRLTGHFLKERPNLNLAFFGVISPIVVDWVLNNQCDVGFAEVPIAHSGLPSQRLPAPARVAVLPTGHRLTEKEVLEPRDFEGETFISLSAGSSSRHLVDQIFHRHDVRRVLRVETALSEIMCGMVSSGLGVAICDPFTAQEFSTRGVAVRRFLPRIDFEFSAVFPAQRSPSPVALDLVETMRKALVEFDEPALSR; this comes from the coding sequence ATGGCCCGGATCAATTCGCGGCAGGTGGAGGCCTTCCGCGCAACCATGCTGACTGGCAGCGTCACCGAGGCGGCCGCGCTGATGACCGTAACGCAGCCGGCGGTCAGCCGGTTGCTGCGCGACCTCCAGGCGCTGTTGAAGATGGAGCTGTTCGAGCGGCGCGGCACCGGCCTCGTGCCGACCGCAGCAGCCATGGCGCTCTATACTGAAGTGGAGCGCTCCTTCGTCGGCCTCGAACGCATCACCGCGGCAGCCGAAGAGATTCGCGGCCGCCGCACCGGCTCGCTCCGAATCGCCGCCCTTCCGGCGCTGTCGAACGGCTATTTGCCGCGGCTCACCGGACACTTTTTGAAAGAGCGGCCCAACCTCAACCTTGCTTTCTTCGGCGTGATCTCCCCGATCGTGGTCGACTGGGTGCTGAACAATCAGTGCGACGTCGGCTTTGCCGAGGTGCCGATCGCGCATTCCGGCCTGCCAAGCCAGAGGCTGCCGGCACCCGCGCGCGTCGCGGTGCTGCCGACAGGTCATCGCCTCACGGAAAAGGAAGTTCTGGAGCCGCGCGATTTCGAGGGCGAGACCTTCATTTCGCTGTCGGCGGGATCGTCGAGCCGGCACCTCGTCGACCAGATCTTCCATCGTCACGATGTCCGCCGCGTGCTGCGGGTCGAGACCGCGCTGTCGGAGATCATGTGCGGCATGGTGTCATCGGGGCTGGGCGTCGCGATCTGCGATCCCTTCACCGCGCAGGAATTTTCCACCCGCGGCGTCGCCGTGCGCCGATTCCTGCCGCGCATCGACTTCGAATTCTCCGCGGTCTTTCCGGCGCAGCGCAGCCCCTCGCCGGTGGCGCTCGATCTGGTCGAGACCATGCGCAAGGCGCTCGTCGAATTCGACGAGCCTGCCCTCAGCCGTTGA
- a CDS encoding ABC transporter substrate-binding protein: protein MKTFRLLTAVSIAALLAAPSVASAQQKTLYVAGYGGSFEKTIRDEVIPTFEKENGVKVEYVAGNSTDTLAKLQAQKGNQQIDVAIVDDGPMYQAIQLGFCGKLDGLPADLYDTARFKDDRAVAIGIVATGLMYNTKVFAEKGWAPPTSWNDLKDTKYAKQLVIPPINNTYGLEALVMLSKMNGGGETNVDSGFKIFKEQINPNVLAYEPSPGKMTELFQSGQAVIAVWGTGRVQSFANTGFPVDFVYPKEGAATLLTTACPITKPNASPLAASFIKMLLEPKIQLVLLKDYGYGPVLKSLVVPPELGKMAPIGERASKLYNPDWTVINDKREEWTKRWNREVER from the coding sequence ATGAAGACTTTTCGCCTTCTGACCGCGGTCAGCATCGCAGCGCTTCTTGCCGCCCCCTCGGTCGCCTCGGCTCAGCAGAAAACGCTCTATGTCGCCGGCTATGGCGGCTCGTTCGAGAAGACCATCCGGGACGAGGTGATCCCGACCTTCGAGAAGGAGAACGGCGTCAAGGTCGAATATGTTGCCGGCAACTCCACCGATACGCTGGCAAAACTCCAGGCGCAGAAGGGCAACCAGCAGATCGACGTCGCCATCGTCGACGACGGTCCGATGTATCAGGCGATCCAGCTCGGCTTCTGCGGCAAGCTCGACGGCTTGCCGGCTGATCTCTACGACACCGCCCGTTTCAAGGATGATCGTGCCGTCGCGATCGGCATCGTCGCCACCGGCCTGATGTACAACACCAAGGTGTTCGCCGAGAAAGGCTGGGCGCCGCCGACCTCGTGGAACGACCTGAAGGACACGAAATACGCCAAGCAGCTCGTCATTCCGCCGATCAACAACACCTATGGCCTCGAAGCGCTGGTGATGCTGTCGAAGATGAACGGCGGCGGCGAGACCAACGTCGATTCCGGCTTCAAGATCTTCAAGGAGCAGATCAATCCGAACGTGCTGGCCTATGAGCCGTCGCCGGGCAAGATGACCGAGCTGTTCCAGTCCGGTCAGGCCGTGATCGCGGTGTGGGGCACCGGCCGCGTGCAGAGCTTCGCCAATACCGGTTTCCCCGTCGACTTCGTCTATCCGAAGGAGGGCGCGGCGACGCTGCTGACGACGGCCTGTCCGATCACCAAGCCGAACGCCTCGCCGCTTGCCGCGAGCTTCATCAAGATGCTGCTTGAGCCGAAGATCCAGCTCGTGCTGCTCAAGGACTACGGTTATGGCCCGGTGCTGAAATCGCTGGTAGTGCCGCCCGAGCTCGGCAAGATGGCGCCGATCGGCGAGCGCGCGTCAAAGCTCTATAATCCGGACTGGACCGTCATCAACGACAAGCGCGAGGAATGGACCAAGCGCTGGAACCGCGAGGTCGAGCGTTGA
- a CDS encoding ABC transporter ATP-binding protein, whose protein sequence is MAYLELDRVAKEFGAQTVVDDFSLSVGKGEFISFLGPSGCGKTTTLQMIAGFLDPTRGAIRLEGKDLAAIHPAKRGLGIVFQSYALFPHMTAAENVAFGLEMRKVPRSERAERVRAALAMVGLAGYEDRHPRRMSGGQQQRVALARALVIKPSVLLLDEPLSNLDAKLREEMQIELRQIQRTIGTTTILVTHDQNEAMSLSDRIVVMSQGKIEQIGSPQETYERPASAFVSQFLGKTNDFAATIDRTAVQARVTAGSWSAPAPAGLSGPVTVSIRPERIGFGDTGLSARIVTRIFQGNHWLFQCDSECGPAIVIRQNDGEKQPAEGEAVRLAWRPEDMSVRGGASA, encoded by the coding sequence ATGGCCTATCTCGAGCTCGATCGGGTCGCCAAGGAGTTCGGCGCGCAGACCGTGGTCGACGACTTCAGTCTGTCGGTGGGGAAGGGGGAGTTCATCTCCTTTCTCGGCCCGTCCGGCTGCGGCAAGACCACGACCCTGCAGATGATCGCGGGCTTCCTCGATCCCACGCGCGGCGCGATCCGCCTGGAGGGCAAGGATCTCGCCGCGATCCATCCGGCCAAGCGCGGGCTCGGCATCGTGTTCCAGAGCTACGCGCTGTTTCCGCACATGACTGCGGCGGAGAACGTCGCCTTTGGTCTGGAGATGCGCAAGGTGCCGCGCAGTGAGCGGGCCGAGCGCGTCCGCGCCGCGCTGGCGATGGTCGGGCTCGCCGGCTACGAGGACCGCCATCCCCGCCGCATGTCTGGCGGCCAGCAGCAGCGCGTGGCGCTGGCGCGTGCGCTGGTGATCAAGCCGAGCGTGTTGCTGCTCGACGAGCCGCTGTCCAACCTCGACGCCAAGCTGCGCGAGGAGATGCAGATCGAGCTGCGCCAGATCCAGCGCACCATCGGCACGACCACCATCCTCGTCACCCACGACCAGAACGAGGCGATGTCGCTGTCCGACCGCATCGTGGTGATGAGCCAGGGCAAGATCGAGCAGATCGGCTCGCCGCAGGAGACCTATGAGCGACCGGCCTCGGCCTTCGTCTCGCAGTTCCTGGGCAAGACCAACGATTTTGCCGCGACGATCGATCGGACTGCCGTGCAAGCGCGAGTAACGGCGGGCTCCTGGAGCGCGCCGGCGCCGGCTGGTCTCAGCGGCCCCGTCACCGTCAGCATCCGACCCGAGCGGATCGGCTTTGGCGATACCGGTCTCAGCGCCAGGATCGTCACACGCATCTTCCAGGGCAATCACTGGCTGTTCCAGTGCGACAGCGAATGCGGCCCGGCGATCGTGATCCGGCAGAATGACGGCGAGAAGCAGCCGGCCGAAGGCGAGGCCGTTCGTCTTGCCTGGCGTCCGGAGGACATGAGCGTGCGCGGGGGAGCTTCCGCATGA
- a CDS encoding ABC transporter permease, producing the protein MSTPADERNARAPWALTAPALMLFVGVLMIPLAMTVMLSFHDWGQYKGIEPVFILKNWHEIATDPYYAEMFWRTFRIAILTTLLTALLGAPEAYILNRMDGRWKSIFLLVILGPLLISVVARTLGWALLFGGNNGLVNKLLMSAGVISSPIPFMFTETGMVIALAHVMMPFMVLSVWAALQRLDPQIENAAMSLGAGPITTIRRIIMPQIMPGVLSGAIIVFSLSASAFATPAIIGGRRLKVAATLAYDEFLNTLNWPLGAAVATLLLVALVLIVVGSNALIERRYAEVFR; encoded by the coding sequence ATGAGCACGCCCGCCGACGAGCGCAACGCACGCGCGCCCTGGGCGCTGACAGCGCCGGCCCTGATGCTGTTCGTCGGCGTGCTGATGATTCCGCTGGCGATGACCGTGATGCTGTCGTTCCACGACTGGGGCCAGTACAAGGGCATCGAGCCGGTCTTCATCCTCAAGAACTGGCACGAGATCGCGACCGATCCCTATTACGCCGAGATGTTCTGGCGGACGTTTCGGATCGCGATCCTGACCACGCTGCTCACCGCGCTGCTCGGCGCACCCGAGGCCTACATTCTCAACCGCATGGACGGCCGCTGGAAAAGTATCTTCCTGCTGGTCATTCTCGGGCCGCTGCTGATCTCCGTGGTGGCGCGCACGCTCGGCTGGGCGCTGCTGTTCGGCGGCAACAACGGTCTCGTCAACAAGCTGCTGATGTCGGCAGGCGTGATCAGTTCGCCGATTCCCTTCATGTTCACCGAGACCGGCATGGTCATCGCGCTCGCGCATGTGATGATGCCGTTCATGGTGCTGTCGGTGTGGGCGGCGCTGCAGCGGCTCGATCCGCAGATCGAGAATGCGGCGATGTCGCTCGGCGCCGGCCCGATCACTACGATCCGCCGCATCATCATGCCGCAGATCATGCCGGGCGTGCTGTCGGGCGCGATCATCGTGTTCTCGCTCTCGGCCAGCGCGTTCGCGACGCCCGCGATCATCGGCGGCCGCCGGCTCAAGGTCGCGGCGACGCTCGCCTACGACGAATTCCTCAACACGCTGAACTGGCCGCTCGGTGCCGCCGTCGCCACGCTCTTGCTGGTGGCGCTGGTCCTGATCGTCGTCGGCAGCAACGCGCTGATCGAACGCCGCTATGCCGAGGTGTTCCGATGA